The sequence TGGTAAATGGTCTATTTTTAGGACAATTCTAAATTTCTAAatgggttcacaaactttcaagcagctatatatatatatatatatatatatatatatatatgcaacaCATAGTTATATAGACTTTAGTTAAATACATAATATTACCTGTCCTGTTTCTTCGAATCGTTTGCGATCTGCACTGTCTATAACATAAATCTGAAAAAAGAGATTCGTTTATCTTTCAAAAACCTCAAAGTGCTTTAATGAGTAATGATGCACAATGCCATGTCACTCACCAGAAGATCTGTATTTTCAAAATAGTTCCTCCAGTAGGGCCTGATTTTGCGCTGCCCACCAATGTCCCAAACGTTTAATTTGAAACCCTGTGACTGCACACTTTTGATATTGAAACCCTAACAGAATCATAACACAtgcaaaaaatgaataaagtatAAAACATGACACTAAAAATTCAAGACATACTGTCTCGTGTTAGAATGTGTATTCTTTCGCTTTCATGTATTTCGTTATTTAGTACAGTATCACATACATATATGATCACTCTGATGTGAAGTGTTGGGAGCAGAAAAAACACTAATGTGCAGGATCAGAGTTAGGAACCTGTGCTCTTTATTCCTGACCTGTGTTGGTGTTATGTGGCTGATATCCTCAGAAGCCAGCTGTTTAAGAAGAGTGGTCTTGCCACCGTTGTCCAACCCAAGAAGCAAAATGCGGACCTCTTGGTCAGGGGTACTTTTCAGCTTTCGCAAAATTGATAGCaaaccctgaaaaaaaaatacactcgTTTAGATTAATTGGGTTACACAAATGCAACATGCACTGATGTTGCCTTAAGGGCCGAGAGAGTAAACACAAGCTCAGCCATAAAGCTGATAaaccccatccatccatccatccatccatcctcaaTTTTATTCTATCAACGCACCCAAACTGTGCAATCTTTAGTTTTCTGGTTCTGGACACAGTCCATAATTCTATGCCATTCGATCAAGTCCATTAAAAAACCTCTATCTGTGAATAATGATGCTTTAATGCTAGCGAGTTAGCAGCTAATCTCCATAGAGATTTAGCCAAAAGTGATGCTGATTATTAGTTAGTATATAAACTcaactgtacaaacacacatttccCTCGACAGTATCTTCTGATTAAACGGTGAATGAGACCTGATAACTGCTCTGTACTATACGCGTACGTATTTGACGCACAGCGTAAAAGCTTGTTATTATAATGGGCTTTAACTCACCATGTTGCGATTGTGCCTCCTCGAGACGCCTCCGTGTTACTAAGGACAGCCAGTGACGTAGTACGTAAGACAAACGTACAAAGGGGCGTCGCTTCGTTAGCACAACGCGGAAGTAGATTCGT is a genomic window of Tachysurus fulvidraco isolate hzauxx_2018 chromosome 8, HZAU_PFXX_2.0, whole genome shotgun sequence containing:
- the arl3b gene encoding ADP-ribosylation factor-like protein 3 produces the protein MGLLSILRKLKSTPDQEVRILLLGLDNGGKTTLLKQLASEDISHITPTQGFNIKSVQSQGFKLNVWDIGGQRKIRPYWRNYFENTDLLIYVIDSADRKRFEETGQELAELLDEEKLSGVPVLIFANKQDLLTAAPASEIAEGLNLHTIRDRVWQIQPCSALTGEGIQDGMNWVCKSVNAKRK